In a single window of the Mesoplodon densirostris isolate mMesDen1 chromosome 16, mMesDen1 primary haplotype, whole genome shotgun sequence genome:
- the TMEM74B gene encoding transmembrane protein 74B — MASLPGLELKTLSNGPQAPRRPAPLGPAAPRREGVENACFFSEEHETHFQNPRDARLGSSPSPPEGVPSWPRSQRDDLSLRSEEGPGLEPVSRPVDYGFVSALVFLVSGILLVVTAYAIPREARVNPDTVSAREMERLEMYYARLGSHLDKCIIAGLGLLTVGGMLLSVLLMVSLCKGELYRRPNFVPGRGSRKTYGSINLRMRQLSGDGSQALVENEVVQVSETSRTLQGS, encoded by the coding sequence ATGGCATCTCTCCCTGGTCTGGAACTGAAGACACTGAGCAATGGTCCCCAGGCCCCAAGGAGACCAGCTCCTCTGGGTCCAGCGGCCCCACgcagggagggtgtggagaatgcCTGCTTCTTTTCGGAGGAGCACGAGACTCATTTCCAGAACCCTAGGGATGCCAGACTGGGCAGCTCTCCCAGCCCCCCTGAGGGCGTCCCCTCATGGCCCCGATCCCAGAGGGATGACCTGTCCCTACGTTCAGAAGAGGGGCCAGGCCTGGAGCCGGTGAGCCGCCCGGTGGATTACGGCTTCGTTTCCGCTCTGGTTTTCCTGGTGAGCGGGATCCTCCTGGTGGTGACTGCGTACGCCATCCCCCGAGAGGCCCGTGTCAACCCGGACACAGTGTCAGCACGGGAGATGGAACGACTAGAAATGTACTATGCGCGCCTGGGCTCACACCTGGACAAGTGCATCATTGCAGGCCTGGGGCTGCTCACAGTGGGCGGCATGCTCTTGTCCGTGCTGCTGATGGTCTCCCTGTGCAAGGGAGAGCTGTACCGCCGGCCGAACTTTGTCCCTGGCAGGGGCTCCAGGAAGACCTACGGCTCCATTAACCTGCGCATGAGACAGCTCAGTGGGGATGGGAGCCAGGCCCTGGTGGAGAACGAAGTCGTCCAGGTCTCGGAGACCAGCCGCACCCTCCAGGGGTCTTAA